From the genome of Pantoea alfalfae, one region includes:
- the ackA gene encoding acetate kinase: protein MSSKLVLVLNCGSSSLKFAILNPASGEEFLSGLAECFHLPEARIKWKLEGEKQEAPLGAGAAHSEALNFIVKTILAQKPELSAQIAAIGHRIVHGGEKLTQSVIITEDVVQGIKDASSFAPLHNPAHLIGIDEAMKNFPHLSDKNVAVFDTAFHQTMPEESYLYALPYKLYKEHGVRRYGAHGTSHFYVTHEAAKMLNKPLESLNIITCHLGNGGSVSAIRNGECVDTSMGLTPLEGLVMGTRSGDIDPAIIFFLHDTLGMSVDAINKLLTKESGLLGLTEVTSDCRYVEDNYTTKEDAKRAMDVFCHRLAKYIGSYTALMDGRLDAVVFTGGIGENAAMVRELSLKKLALLGFDVDHERNLAARFGKSGYINKEGTRPALVIPTNEELVIAQDAARLTA from the coding sequence ATGTCGAGTAAGTTAGTTCTGGTTCTGAACTGTGGCAGCTCTTCCCTCAAGTTTGCCATCCTTAACCCTGCCAGCGGTGAAGAGTTCCTGTCAGGCCTGGCGGAATGTTTCCATCTTCCTGAAGCCCGCATCAAATGGAAGCTGGAAGGCGAAAAACAGGAAGCGCCTCTGGGTGCTGGCGCAGCGCACAGCGAAGCGCTGAACTTTATCGTTAAAACCATTCTGGCACAAAAACCTGAGCTTTCGGCACAAATTGCTGCAATCGGCCATCGTATCGTACATGGCGGCGAGAAGCTGACGCAGTCAGTCATCATCACTGAAGACGTGGTACAGGGCATCAAAGACGCCTCCTCTTTTGCACCGCTGCACAATCCGGCTCATCTGATCGGTATTGATGAAGCGATGAAAAACTTCCCGCACCTGTCAGATAAGAATGTCGCGGTATTCGACACCGCTTTCCATCAGACAATGCCGGAAGAGTCTTATCTCTATGCGCTACCGTACAAATTATATAAAGAGCATGGCGTTCGTCGCTATGGCGCGCATGGCACCAGCCATTTCTATGTGACTCACGAAGCCGCCAAAATGCTTAATAAGCCGCTTGAGTCCCTGAACATTATCACCTGTCACCTCGGTAATGGTGGTTCAGTTTCTGCCATTCGTAACGGCGAGTGCGTAGACACCTCAATGGGTCTGACTCCGCTGGAAGGTCTGGTGATGGGAACCCGCAGTGGCGACATCGATCCCGCGATCATCTTCTTCCTGCACGATACGTTGGGTATGAGCGTTGACGCCATCAATAAACTGCTGACCAAAGAGTCAGGCCTGTTAGGTCTGACCGAAGTCACCAGCGACTGCCGCTACGTAGAAGACAACTACACCACCAAAGAAGATGCGAAGCGCGCAATGGATGTCTTCTGTCATCGCCTGGCGAAATATATCGGCAGCTACACCGCGCTGATGGATGGCCGTCTTGACGCCGTCGTGTTCACTGGCGGCATCGGTGAAAACGCCGCGATGGTCCGTGAGCTTTCACTGAAAAAACTGGCACTGCTGGGCTTCGACGTCGACCACGAGCGCAACCTGGCGGCCCGTTTCGGCAAGTCAGGTTACATCAATAAAGAAGGCACCCGCCCGGCGCTGGTCATTCCGACCAACGAAGAGCTGGTCATTGCCCAGGACGCCGCGCGTCTGACTGCGTAA
- the yfbV gene encoding terminus macrodomain insulation protein YfbV → MANESGSTNWFRMFQRGQHYMKTWPADKRLAPVFPENRVSSATRFAIRFMPPLAIFTLTWQIAMGGQLGPAVATALFACSLPMQGLWWLGKRSVTPLPPTLLNWFHEVRARLEEAGQAIAPVEGKPTYQALADLLKRAFKQLDRTFLDDL, encoded by the coding sequence ATGGCGAATGAATCTGGCAGTACCAATTGGTTTCGGATGTTTCAGCGCGGCCAACACTATATGAAGACCTGGCCCGCTGATAAGCGCCTGGCCCCGGTGTTCCCGGAAAACCGCGTTTCATCGGCAACGCGTTTCGCCATTCGCTTTATGCCACCTCTGGCGATTTTTACGCTGACCTGGCAGATCGCGATGGGCGGTCAGTTAGGTCCGGCAGTAGCAACGGCGCTGTTTGCCTGCAGCCTGCCGATGCAGGGACTGTGGTGGCTGGGTAAGCGTTCAGTAACGCCGCTACCGCCTACGCTGCTTAACTGGTTTCATGAAGTGCGTGCCCGGCTGGAAGAAGCGGGGCAGGCGATAGCACCGGTAGAAGGCAAGCCGACTTATCAGGCACTGGCCGATCTGCTTAAGCGGGCGTTTAAACAACTCGACCGCACCTTCCTCGACGATCTCTGA
- a CDS encoding YfbU family protein, producing MEMTHAQRLILTNQYKIMAMLEPENAERFRRYQTIIERGYALQMRELDKEFGELSEAICRTVIDIMEMHHALHVSWSNLKEKSQIEERRLAFLGFDAATEARLLGYVRFMVNTEGRYTHFDSGTHGFNAQTPMWEKYQRMLALWQTCPRQYHLSANEIAQVINA from the coding sequence ATGGAAATGACCCATGCGCAGCGTCTGATTCTTACCAACCAGTACAAAATCATGGCCATGCTTGAGCCGGAAAACGCTGAACGTTTTCGCCGTTACCAGACCATTATCGAACGCGGTTACGCGCTGCAGATGCGCGAGCTGGATAAAGAGTTTGGCGAACTGAGTGAAGCGATCTGCCGGACAGTGATCGACATAATGGAGATGCATCACGCACTGCACGTCTCCTGGTCGAATCTTAAAGAGAAAAGTCAGATTGAGGAGCGCCGTCTCGCCTTTCTGGGCTTTGATGCGGCAACAGAAGCACGCCTGCTGGGCTACGTCCGTTTTATGGTCAATACCGAAGGGCGTTATACCCACTTCGATTCCGGTACACACGGTTTTAACGCGCAGACCCCGATGTGGGAAAAGTATCAACGGATGTTAGCTTTGTGGCAGACTTGTCCGCGCCAGTACCATTTAAGTGCAAACGAAATTGCGCAAGTGATTAATGCCTGA
- a CDS encoding sugar phosphatase: MTYRGFLFDLDGTLVDSLPAVERAWSQWGARHGIAADEILDFIHGKQAITSLRHFMAGQSEEAIQAEFVALEQAEAADTDGVQALPGAHALLNRLNELQIPWAIVTSGSVPVAHARHKAAGLPKPAVFITAEQVAKGKPEPDPYLLGAEKLGLAATSCVVAEDAPAGILSGLNAGCAVIAINAPAETPRLDDVALRLDSLASLVVTRESDGSFTFSQQA, from the coding sequence GTGACCTACAGAGGTTTTCTATTTGATTTAGACGGCACGCTGGTAGATTCACTGCCAGCGGTTGAACGAGCCTGGAGCCAGTGGGGTGCCCGTCATGGTATCGCCGCTGATGAGATCCTGGATTTCATCCATGGCAAACAGGCGATTACCTCTCTGCGTCATTTCATGGCAGGCCAGTCGGAAGAGGCTATCCAGGCAGAGTTTGTCGCGCTGGAGCAGGCTGAAGCGGCAGACACCGACGGTGTGCAGGCGCTGCCAGGCGCCCATGCGCTGCTGAACCGGCTGAATGAGTTGCAGATTCCCTGGGCGATAGTCACCTCTGGCTCGGTGCCGGTCGCTCATGCCCGTCACAAAGCGGCAGGATTACCGAAGCCCGCCGTGTTCATTACCGCTGAGCAGGTCGCTAAAGGCAAACCTGAGCCCGATCCTTACCTGCTTGGTGCGGAGAAGCTGGGGTTAGCGGCGACGTCATGTGTGGTGGCAGAAGATGCACCCGCGGGTATTTTATCCGGCCTGAACGCGGGTTGTGCGGTGATTGCCATCAATGCCCCGGCGGAGACACCGCGGCTGGATGACGTGGCGCTTCGGCTCGACTCACTGGCGTCTCTGGTTGTCACCCGCGAGTCTGACGGCAGCTTTACCTTCAGCCAGCAGGCTTAA
- the yfbR gene encoding 5'-deoxynucleotidase has translation MTQSHFFAHLSRLKLINRWPLMRNVRTENVSEHSLQVAMVAHALAVIKNLKFGGSLNADRIAMLALYHDASEVLTGDLPTPVKYYNAQIAHEYKKIEKIAQQKLIEMLPEEFQAIYRPLIDEHLHSEEEQAVVKQADALCAYVKCLEELSAGNNEFLLAKARLEKTLAQRRSPEMDYFVEVFIPSFSLSLDEISQDTPL, from the coding sequence ATGACACAAAGCCACTTCTTTGCTCACCTCTCCCGTCTTAAGCTGATCAACCGCTGGCCACTGATGCGCAATGTGCGTACCGAGAATGTTTCTGAACACAGTCTGCAGGTCGCCATGGTGGCGCACGCGCTGGCCGTCATCAAAAATCTTAAATTTGGCGGCTCGCTTAATGCCGACCGCATCGCCATGCTGGCGCTTTATCATGACGCCAGCGAAGTGCTCACCGGCGATTTACCCACTCCGGTTAAGTATTACAACGCACAGATTGCCCACGAATATAAGAAAATCGAGAAGATTGCCCAGCAGAAGCTGATTGAGATGCTGCCGGAAGAGTTTCAGGCAATCTATCGCCCGCTGATTGATGAGCATCTGCACAGTGAAGAGGAGCAGGCCGTTGTAAAACAGGCGGATGCACTCTGCGCCTACGTTAAGTGTCTTGAGGAGTTGTCTGCCGGAAATAACGAATTTTTACTGGCCAAAGCGCGACTGGAAAAGACGTTAGCGCAGCGGCGTTCGCCGGAGATGGATTACTTCGTTGAGGTGTTTATTCCGAGTTTCAGCCTGTCGCTGGATGAAATTTCGCAGGATACGCCACTGTAA
- a CDS encoding pyridoxal phosphate-dependent aminotransferase yields MTFQIDKSGKLDNVCYDIRGPVLKEAKRLEEEGNKVLKLNIGNPAPFGFEAPDEILVDVIRNLPSAQGYCDSKGLYSARKAIMQHYQARDMRDVTVEDIYIGNGVSELIVQAMQALLNSGDEMLVPAPDYPLWTAAVSLSSGKAVHYLCDESAGWFPDLDDIRSKITPRTRGIVIINPNNPTGAVYSKELLLEVVEIARQHNLIIFADEIYDKILYDEAQHHCIAALAPDLLTVTFNGLSKTYRVAGFRQGWMVLNGPKKHAKGYIEGLEMLASMRLCANVPAQHAIQTALGGYQSISEFIMPGGRLYEQRQRAWELINDIPGVSCVKPQGALYMFPKIDAKKFNIFDDQKMVLDFLLQEKVLLVQGSAFNWPWPDHLRIVTLPRVDDLEMAINKFGRFLQGYRQ; encoded by the coding sequence ATGACTTTTCAAATAGATAAATCCGGAAAACTCGATAACGTCTGCTATGACATCCGTGGCCCGGTCCTGAAAGAGGCGAAGCGCCTCGAAGAAGAAGGCAATAAAGTTCTTAAACTGAACATCGGTAATCCGGCGCCGTTCGGTTTCGAAGCACCGGACGAGATTCTGGTCGATGTAATTCGTAATCTTCCCAGCGCTCAGGGCTATTGCGACTCCAAGGGGCTCTATTCCGCCCGTAAAGCGATCATGCAGCACTATCAGGCGCGCGACATGCGTGATGTCACGGTAGAAGATATCTACATTGGCAACGGCGTTTCAGAACTCATTGTCCAGGCGATGCAGGCGTTACTGAACAGCGGCGACGAAATGCTGGTGCCAGCACCTGACTATCCGTTGTGGACGGCTGCGGTTTCCCTCTCCAGCGGAAAAGCGGTGCACTATCTGTGTGATGAGTCAGCAGGCTGGTTCCCTGACCTGGATGATATCCGCAGCAAGATAACACCCCGTACCCGCGGTATTGTAATTATCAACCCGAATAACCCGACCGGCGCGGTCTACAGCAAAGAACTGCTGTTAGAGGTGGTTGAAATTGCGCGTCAGCATAACCTGATCATCTTTGCTGATGAGATCTACGACAAGATCCTTTACGACGAGGCACAGCACCACTGCATCGCTGCCCTGGCCCCGGATCTGCTGACCGTGACCTTCAATGGCCTGTCTAAAACCTATCGTGTAGCCGGCTTCCGTCAGGGCTGGATGGTACTCAACGGGCCGAAGAAACATGCGAAAGGCTACATTGAAGGGCTGGAGATGCTGGCGTCTATGCGCCTGTGTGCCAACGTACCGGCCCAGCATGCCATCCAGACAGCGCTCGGCGGCTACCAGAGCATCAGCGAATTTATCATGCCTGGCGGTCGTCTTTATGAGCAGCGCCAGCGTGCCTGGGAATTGATCAACGATATTCCCGGCGTCAGCTGTGTGAAGCCGCAGGGCGCGCTCTACATGTTCCCAAAAATTGACGCCAAAAAATTTAATATCTTTGACGATCAAAAAATGGTGCTGGATTTTCTCCTTCAGGAGAAGGTGCTGCTGGTACAGGGTAGCGCGTTCAACTGGCCATGGCCCGATCACCTGCGCATTGTTACGCTGCCTCGTGTGGATGATCTGGAGATGGCGATTAATAAATTTGGTCGCTTCCTGCAAGGCTATCGCCAGTAA
- the lrhA gene encoding transcriptional regulator LrhA — translation MTNANRPILNLDLDLLRTFVAVADLNTFAAAAAAVCRTQSAVSQQMQRLEQLVGKELFARHGRNKLLTEHGIQLLGYARKILRFNDEACTSLMYSNIQGVLTIGASDDTSDTILPFLLNRVTSVYPKLAIDVRVKRNPFMMEMLNQGEVDLVVTTSSPGNFTYQVLRTSPTLWYCAADYIFQRGEAIPLVLLDEPSPYRDMAIDHLNEAGIPWRISYVASTLAAVRAAVKAGLGVTARPVEMMSPELRVMGAAEGLPVLPDTQYLLCRNPDSDNELALAIFNAMQSTNDPYNLSNNPDGTLLLDDEE, via the coding sequence ATGACTAATGCAAATCGTCCGATACTTAATCTCGACCTCGATCTGCTGAGAACTTTCGTTGCCGTTGCGGATTTGAATACCTTTGCAGCGGCCGCTGCAGCGGTCTGCAGAACGCAGTCAGCAGTCAGTCAGCAAATGCAGCGTCTGGAACAATTGGTAGGTAAAGAGCTGTTTGCCAGACATGGACGTAACAAGCTGTTAACAGAGCACGGTATCCAGCTTTTAGGCTATGCGAGAAAAATTCTTCGTTTTAACGACGAAGCCTGCACATCTCTGATGTACAGTAACATTCAGGGCGTGCTGACCATTGGTGCCTCTGATGATACCTCTGACACTATTCTGCCTTTCCTGTTAAACCGGGTAACCTCGGTTTATCCGAAACTGGCAATCGATGTGCGGGTTAAACGTAATCCATTTATGATGGAAATGCTCAATCAGGGTGAAGTGGACCTGGTCGTGACCACCTCCAGCCCGGGCAACTTTACCTATCAGGTCCTGCGTACCTCACCTACGTTGTGGTACTGCGCAGCGGATTATATTTTCCAGCGCGGCGAAGCCATTCCATTGGTGCTGCTGGATGAGCCAAGTCCTTACCGCGATATGGCAATTGATCATCTCAATGAAGCGGGTATCCCGTGGCGTATCTCTTATGTCGCTTCCACACTGGCTGCAGTACGTGCCGCGGTGAAAGCGGGGCTGGGCGTAACTGCGCGTCCGGTAGAGATGATGAGCCCGGAACTGCGCGTGATGGGTGCGGCGGAAGGGCTGCCGGTTCTGCCAGATACGCAATATCTGCTGTGCCGCAATCCTGACAGCGATAATGAGCTGGCGCTGGCAATCTTCAACGCCATGCAGTCCACCAATGATCCTTATAACCTGAGCAACAATCCAGATGGTACATTGCTGCTGGATGACGAAGAGTAA